GTTATATTTGTCTTTTGCGGTAGAATAACCAAACACCATAGACGCAAACGCGACACAGATGTAAACCATCAACTCAGTGATTATTTTCATAAATTGAACTTGTAAGTATTCTTTTATAGTTGGATTGCCCCGGCCCGAACGCGTTTTTATGCAGTCGGTCGCGACCGCACCACGGACCGGAGCCATCCAAAATCACTTGCCCTTCTGGACGACAATCGGCTGATCTTGTGGATCTCCCGCATCCTGACGATACGTGATTGTCTGAGAGTCACGATCAATAACCAGGCACGTTCCATCTTTGCAGATCTCGCTATGTCCAGGTGCAACAGTCACATCGTGTCCGCAACCGGACAGACAGAACGTTGCCACACCACCAATCACAGCCGCAGCCAGCCAATACATAACCCGCTTCCAGCCAGATTCCGCCGCCATCTGACCCCCCAGATAATCTTTCACATCATCCAGGGCATGCTTTCCAATAATAGGAAGCGCCTTCCGAGCCAAAACTCTGAACGCCTCACGCTGAGGCTCATCCAGCTCGTTCCAGGGCTTCCACGGCTTATTGCCGTACTCTATATTTGCATCGACAATCACATCATAAAACGCCTTGCCAATTACATCATCGTGGTCACATTGATTATTCATAGTCATTGTTTTTTATTTGTTGGTTGAAAGTTTCATCATATCCCTCATCACTCGGCACCTAGCCACTCGCGCACGTTGCCACAACGCCCATCCTTTTGCTGTCATTGCAACCTTCACTGGACCGCGTTTAGTCATATGTTCAGCAGTAACAGCATCATCCGGTGGAGCAGGATCATAACCGACACACAGGGCTTCCCACTGACGAGCAATCATATTGCGCCAAGCAGGGCTATCCTGAGTCCACAAGTACATTCCACAGCGTGCATCATAAAACTCAGGAGACATGCCTAAAAAGCTGTATGGGATTTGCATCATCCATCCGTCAGGATTCGTCCCATGAGTCCGCATCAGACGAGATGTCATCTCATAATCCTCCTCCGTATTGTAATAAGATGGAATCTCCATCTCATAGCTCTGTAGCAGCTCTTCTAATGCCTCCGGCTTCAGCGCATAACATGGCCCACACAGTCCACGTCCGCACTTACTCCTAAACCCTCCGGCAATGCAGTCCGACTCAATAAATTCGTCAATCCACCCACGCTTGAGAATGGCAACATCACTGTCGATCTTAACGACAGCACTAGCCCCTGTCATGCGCTGCGCCCAGGACAATGTACGTGCAATAGCCTGCGCCACATGCCAGCCACGAAGGTTCCCGTTGCGCTGCCACGATGTAGGAGCCATCAAGCACCCCCAACCCTCTAATGTCCTGATAGCTCGTTTCCTCATCGGATCATTCAAATCATCAGCAACAATAAGTGTCGCATCAGGATACAGCCTGCGCACACTCTGCACAGAACGCAACAGGTGGCTCCCGTCACGCCGAAACGTAAACCATACAAACGTTAAACTATTATCACTCATATCAATATTGATCAAGTTGACTGTAATTGCTCCAATATGGACCCAGCGTCCCACTGCCGCCTGACCACTCTTCCATAAACTTTAAGAGCGCATATTTTAAAACCCCCAGGTTTACGATGCATGTATTGTCCATTGTACTGAAATTTCCGAAGGGAAATACAGCATCGTGGTGATCTCTCTTATCACCAGATCTGTTTACTCGCCATGCACCCAGGCGCGGCCAGCCCATGTATCCGTAATTTCCAGACGAAAAATTAGACTCAGGTACAGTAATACCCATAATAAATCTATTTTTACTGGAATAATCATCCGTGTTCAAAAATGCACCTTTTCGCGTCTCAAAATAGTCTGCAGAGAGAGTATTACCGGCTTGGATTGAAACATTATGCTCGATATCATAACGATTACCACCATCGGACCATGATGCAGGTAGATAATTTCCGCCTCCCCCACTTGACCCATAGTTATCAATCAGCTCTTTTACCATTCCGACGTTTACCAGCCATTTGTCTTGATACTCGCTAAACCCAACGCCAGGCTTATTGTAATAGCTTGTACCACCAGTATCTCTAAACTGCATCCACGGCACACCATACACGGACGTATTGTAATCAGAGCTATACTCTCCAATTATATTGATAGGATCATATATCTCACTGCGTTCGCTATATGGAGAATAGTTGCTCCCATGGGAATAAACAGGAAGATAATCGCCTGTTCCGGGAACATCAGTCGTATCCCCACTTCCTCCACCGCCGCCATAACCATCAATCAAAGCCTTGACCATCGACACATTAACAAGCCATCGCTCATTGTACGACGAGACCTCAACCGAAGGCCGAGCATAAATCGACGAGTTAACCATGTTGTACTTGAAGTACAACTGAGGCACTTGGTACGGAAATTTTCCGGCGTTTGAATAATTGCCGACAAGAGCGACATTGTCATGCACTTCGCTATATCCCCGGATCTCAGCATAATTCTCACTCGGCTGATGCGGCTTCAGCCACGTCATCCCCGCTTCCGCGCTCAACATATTATTGGACATCGACAACCCCGTTCCGAGCGTGATAACCCCAGTCGCATTGCCAATCTTATCCACACCACCAGGCGGTCCCGTCTCCCCCTTGGGACCGGGATCCCCTTTAGGCCCCGGATCACCCTTGGAGCCTGGGTCGCCCTTGGGACCAGGATCACCTTTCTCTCCCTGAGGTATCGCAAAGGTAGCCACATAATTACCTCCCGCATACACAATATCCGCATCCGCTTGACTTCCTGCCGGCAATGTAACCGTCTCTCCGGCCACAAGCTTTGTTGATTCAAGTTGTTCCGGATCGGAGCCATCAACGATAATCCCCATCATGTAACGCAATGGGATATCAAGAGTTGCAATGACAATACCGCTAGACGTGGACAGCTTAAACTCTCCGGCAAGCATAACAGACCTGACGGCATTTGAGGTTCCAAGCCCAAGTGCTTCGTCGAGTCCAGTTGTATGTGACTGGGGCGTTAAGGTTGCATATCCATCAGCACCAATAACGCTATCGACTTTAATCACATTCGCACCTGACGAAAAAGACGGGACAATAGCCGCAAACGTCACCGTCGAACCTACATATCCATTACCTTCTACACGCACCCTCCACGGAGCAGCATCGCCACGCTTCAAATAAAGCGGGCGAATCGGGTTTCCTTCATTGTTCGTAACATCGCGCGTGTCCAGATGTAACACAAGATCCATGCCGTAATCATGCGACACTAGAGCAAGTATTGTCCATTATCTCAAAACGGGCTAAATTGGAGTGTCAAATGCATAAACTTCGGGCTGATAGACTGCCTCTCCCACTTCAGGAGCAGTGCCCTCACCAGTCCACACGCCAGACATGGCCGTTCCTGTCCAGATTGCACCAAGTATAGCATCTGCTCTATCGGGAGATTTTAGCCCTCTTTCAGCCATCTTTTTCTTGTCCTCAAGACGCACTTTCCCCTTATCCGCATACTCCATCCGTCGCGTTGTCAACTGTCTAAACAACACAGGATCTAAATCAAGCAACTTCACCCTGCCTTGCGTAATATCCACTGATCCCGAAAACCAAACTTCAGCATTCAGAGATACATACCGTTCTTGATCCTCCGGCTGTGCTCCACCCCAGTATTCATTCACATACCATCCTTCTTCACGGAAATCGTTAATCATCGCCACACCAAGCCCAGGGGCATCAACCCACACGTCACAATCATGTACTCCAATACGTTTGAATATCTCGATAGCTCTCCGTACAGCCTGTACTGTATCTCTGTCATGCCATGCTTCTTCAATCCAGATGCAATTACCATCACGTACAGCAACAACATTTTCGTCACGACCTGCAGCAACGTCCATAAACACCGTCCTGTGACCACCCATCCGCTCAGACGGAGGCATTGAGAGAGCCTTTTTCAATTCATCAGGCGGTAACACAAGCATGTCGCTATCAGCCGTGAACTCTCCGTAGATCATTGATCGAGTCAACCAGTGATCCTCTCCCCATTTCGTCAATACACGATCAATACGTTCTTTTGTAATATGCGGACAATCAAACGCCGTCACATGAACCTTATAAAACAATGATGCTTCATCGTAAAAACACCTGTAAAACTGTCCGGCAGCTTCACCCGGAGACGACGCATAAAGCTGATATTGCAACGTACATCTATCAATAGCAGTAAATATTCCCTCACCCACCGTCTTCGCCTCATCCACCACATAAAACACAGGCGCACCTGGTCTTCCGTGCCAACCTTCCGCACGTCCTGCATTCACCGTCGAAAAACCAATTGCAAACCCACCCTGTGGAGTTGAAATGTGGCAATGGTTCCACTTCCAGCCCTTGAAAATAGGAAGATTCTTGAAACGCTCCATAGCCGGCCAGAGCTGGCTTTCAACCTGCATCCATGATCCTGATGTTACAGCACATCTCCCTTTTGGATGCCTCCATAAAAACCACAAAATCGCCACAGCGATTACAGCGGCCGTCTTCCCGGATCCATTCGCAGCCCTCAAAGCCGTCTTCTTTCCCGCCGCAATCGCCTCAAGAGTCTCTACCTGCCACGGATAGAGCGTCAGTCCTAAATATCTATAAGCAAAATATGATGGGCTGTCGGCAAGGTTGATCATTGTCCATCTTCCGTTTGCACCTTCGCTTGTACAGATGCCAGCATTTCGGCAAAACGTTTATCCTCTTCTGCTGTACGTTGTTCTACAACTTCAACTGGTCCACCATCTGCACCAGTGAGTTCAAGCTTACTCGCATCACCGTATTTTTTAGGAAGAAGTTTTGATAGTATCCATTTGCGCGAATCAATTCTGACACTTTTTGCTTGTACGGCGCTTCCTCCAGTAAATGGTGTATTGGCAACTATTTCCGCTTCATCAGAAATATCGATAATTTCGTCAGCCCACACTTCAAGACATGCTTCGCGCGCGCGCACGTACTCGTTTCGCCTTTCTTCGTCTAACTCACACATCCGTAGGAACGAAGCACGTGAAACTTTTTGAACTTTACAAGCATGTGTAAGGCTTTTTCCAGAAGCAACAGCTTCACAAATATCATTAAACTTACCAATAGGAATACTCCTAGAATCCTTCCTTGGCTTTTTATTCTTTGTTGTTTCCTCTTTCATATTTAATAAATAACCTGGATACCCGTCTTCTCAGCATCCCGATTGGCAATCGTCTGAGCCAAAGCGACAAACACAATGGGATCCGGGAAAATATCATTCTCCACCATCCACTGCCTTAGTTCATCTGCGCTAATCTCCCCATCATGCGCCCGAGATTCCTGTTCGGCAAATGCCTCAGCCTCCTGACTGTTCAACTCATCAATCCGTTTCATAACCATCCTAGTTTTTTGAATATAACATCTATTTCATCAATTAATACCTTAAAATCATCTCTTTCCCATAAATCGAAGAACCCGTCAGAGCCTTTCCTTGCCATCTCATACTCACGCAACATCACAGGGTGCTGGGACTTCTCCATAATATATTGTGAATATGCCCTCGCAAAAATTTCCTTCTTCTGAATTGCATACCGGCACCACTTCAAATCGTAACAATCAAAAATCCGGCGATACCCATCCGTCTCATACACAGCATTAAAAAAACTATCGAACAACTCCGAATCCGTCCCCCACCCTTCACCAGGAGTACCCCTCAAATCAATAAAATGTCCAACCTCGTGAACCATTGTAATCATCGGCGTCTTGCTCGTAGACTTTACTGCTATACGATCATACCCATGATTCGATAAATCACTGTAGTAAACGAATCCACCATTCGAATCACGCCCCATATCATCAATTTTCTTCGGATACACCGGAATCTTGTTCAACGGACCATCCTTGTGAACGGAATCAATAACATTCGGCACCTCCTTTACAATATCAACAATACCAGTTCGTGCCGGCTGAATATCCAGCTTATCGCTAACCTTACTGACAAGTTGTGTAAGAGCAAGCCCTTCGCGTATATCTCGCGTAACCTTCGCGGCTTCTTCGCGAGCACGTTTTGCAGCCTCCTCAATGGGGAAAGCAACGTTTCCATCCTGATCAATTGCGTCCGCACCAAACATTTGTCTCATTTGCTCACGAAGACGTTCTTTCAGTTCTTCAGGAACATCCTTTACGCTCACCTTCTTTTCCGCTCCATATCGTTCTGGTAGATCAATACCAAATCTATTGGCACCGGCAGTATCTTGAACGTTCTTCCCTGGCTTCAAAAGTCCAATCTTTTCGCACTCCTCCCGACTTACTGGGTGCTGGTACATGTAAGAATTAAACCCGAACGGTCCCCAAGGAAGCTTGAATCCTCCAATTTCCGGCGAATTCATTTCATCAGCCCAAAACTTGTAATCCGTTTTCAAGCGAACAACATTCTCGTTTTCCTCATGAACTTTACGCTTAATCTTTGCTCCAGGAAAACGCACAAAACGATAGGCAGGATTTTCTTCAAGCTCGCTTGGAGACATTGCTTTCTCCCATGCTCCTTTTGCCAAAGCCGATCTTACGGCCACATCAAAAACAAGACGAAGACGAGCAAGAGATCCTGTACGTTTCACATCATTGTGATAGCTCTTCCCCACTGCCTCAGCTTCTATTATTCCTTCTGAAATCATGAACTCTCGCGCCTTACTCACCCAGTCAGATTTCCCTTGAGTCTTCGAAACAGTCCTTCCATCCGGGAGAGTCTTTTTAGCGTTTGTCATGACTTCCCCGGTCATTTCCATCAAACGTGCATAAAGTTTCACCCGCTCCGTCCTGGAATCAAACAGAGAACTCTTTGACATCACAGACGCAAGGGTTGCCCATGTTTCCTCACTCAGTCCCTGCGGTGCAGGATGACTTGCAATAAACTCTTTCAGATCGATGCTCATAGGTTCAACAGTAATTGCTCAGGTTTCTTTTTGTCCACTTGTTCAAAACGGGTTACTGTTCTATTATCCATCTTGACTGGAATCATTTTAGGGATAAACCCTGCTGCAAACATAGCACGAGCGATAATTTCAGCTTTCTTGATAGCTTCTGCCTCTGACCTGGTGCCAAGCCCAATTTCAACAGTCCTTCCCTTTAGTTTGGCATCCGGCGTTACAGTAAGACGAGCCTTCCAGCCAAGCGTTCTTGACTTGGATGAATTGCGTCTGACTGTAATCACCGGTTGCCGCATAGATTATTTTCCCTATATCATACAGTCCGGAATTAAAAAATTGATTATTTCATCTTTGTTTTTCCAATCAACAGCGATTCGGCAATCAACTGTTTCACGTCTGGACGTTGTCTTTCCCAGTAATTGACAAGGGGGACATCAATTTTTGCTTCTACGCATGCTCTGCACTTTGGTAACCCCTGGCGCATCAACATGGCTGCTTTTTCAATTCGCCCCTGTACTTCTGGCTTATATCCCTGATTCATTTTTATTCCTTTTTTCGTTTATGATTTCTTCCTTTGTTTTTAATCCATGTCTCCGCAAAACATCTGTTATACGAATAACAAAAGGATGATTACTGACCTCTTTGTTCTTGTTCTTGGCCGTTGAAACGTACAGGCAAAGGATATTGATTAAAACATCCTCCTTTGTCTGATGACTCCAGCCTTTGACAGCTTCTTCCACTTCATCATATATTTTCTCGTATTCTTCTATTTTAGTCATTTTATGCCTCCATATATTGTGTTAATCCTGCATTCCATTTAAGCTTTATGTGTCCTGTTAGCCCAAATCGGTTTTTACCAACAATCAAGCTTGCTTCTGTTTTATCTGCTTCCTTGTCGTCAGGCGATGGACGATGAAGCAAAAGCACCTGGTCTGCGTCCTGCTCGATGGAGCCGGAATCTCTCAAATCAGAAACTTTTGGTATTGCTGCTTTGCCATCACGTTTTGTGACATCTCTGTTCAACTGCGCGAGAACAATCACTGGTATGCTCAGCTCCTTGGCAATTGCCTTGAGACCGGCTGAGATCTCGGATACTTCACGCTCACGATTTCCTACTCCCTGTTTGCTCATGCCTTTAGCAAGTTGCAGGTAGTCAACACCTAGACAGCGAATGCCGTGTTCATTAACCATCTGTCGCGCAACAGCCTGTATCTCGCCTATCGTCATTGCTGATTTATCCGCAATGTAGAATGGAGCATTTTTGATTACCTTTAATCCTCGTGTAAATGCTTGTGATTGGTGCTGAGTTATTTTGCTTCCTCGTCTCAACTCAGCGGAATTAATCTTTGAAATCTGGAATAGAACACGTTCAAGAAGTTGATCTGCCGGCATCTCTAAAGAAATCATACCAACATTTATTGCGGGCTCTAAAAGTGTAAGATGTTGAAGAATATTGACCAGAAATGATGTTTTACCGATACCCGGTCTTGCACCAACAACAATCATTGCACCGTCTTGAAGTCCATCAAGAGTTCTGTCTAAAGAAGGAAATCCTGTTGAAAGTCCACGAATAGCTCCAGGGTGTGCCATGCGGAATTCAAGATCGTCAATAACCTTTGCGGCCGCATCACCGATACGCCTGATAGAAGCATTCTTATTTGTCTTTCTGAGGCCGACAAGTTCATTTTCGATATAGGCGAGCAGATCATCCGAATCAACGGATAAATCAACAGCCTTTTCTTGAAGTCTATTGATTGCATCCATTGCATCGCGCCGTTTTTTTGCTTCTATGACGACATTAAGAGAATCATCGAATTGGTAGAGGTATGAATACCCTGACACAATCTCCGTGAGTCCTTGTATCCCTCCAACATCATCGATCGTTCCCTCCGCTTCCATCTTCTTTGCAAGCTCGATTGCGTTGCATTTTTCAGGAGTCTTCGAAAGATCTTCCAAAGCCCCCCAGATAGCCTTATGCCCTGGAAGCGCAAAAAACGCCCTAGAAACGCCTTTCAGCATCAGTGACGATATCTTTACCGGATTTGACAAACAAACGCCGAGAACCGTCCTTTCTGCGGCAATGAGGGCATTTGGCAGTATGATTGAAGTGTTCATTTTTCAGTTTGGTTGGTTAAGTTGATTGTTTTCGTTCAGGCAAGGCATGGATTCCAGAGAGATTCCGGCCTTGGTTTCGTCCTTGGAGTAGGTGTTTATGTTTTTAGCCCACTTTGCAGCGTAGGTTTTTGCGTGCGATTGCCACTTTGTCACCATTCTGCCGCGACTATCCAGCCAGCCGCAGCCTTCCATTGCATTGAAGTACTGATAAGCGCAGTCGTGGAGATCATCTGGCATTAGGAGCAGCAAACACCTGTCCACCTCGGCTTGGAGTATAGCTTTGACTTCATCAACCGATTTTGGAAATTGAGATGATTGGAGCGAGCCTTTCGTGCTGCTTTCGTTCCCATTAACCACGGTGGAATGGCTCTCTACTTTGTTTATTCCTATATTCTCTTCTCTTCTCTTCTCTGGTCGGACATTTTCTGCTGTTTTTGTCGGACATGTGTCGGACATTTGTCCGACATTCTTATTTTCTTTGCGTCTTAGGCTCTTAGCTTCGGCTTCAAGTGCTCTCGCTTTAGCAGGTCGGCTATTGTGTCGGTCATAATTAGGGATTGAAAGAAGGCCATCGCGTCCTTCCAACCAGCCAATCATTGCGAGCGCCCTAGCGAAACCTGAGCAATGCACTAAGCGGTCAATAAAAGCGTAAGATGTTTTGATTTGTCCATCTTCAGTAATTCCGTCTACCCACATCCAAAAACGCATGAGTTTGCCTAAAACGTAATCTGGATCTGACATGCCAAGTTTTTCGGCCAGTTCCCAAACTTCCGGTTTATCCAAGGTTGTTTTTTCTACTTTAATCCAGTCCCCAGCCATCACTCAACCTCCTTTCCTTCAAGATCCTTCATCATCTTCCCCCTGTTCTGTTTCTTCGGGTTTAAACTTACCACATGCAGGATGATCCGGAGGCATCTCGTCCCATATATGGCCAGATT
This is a stretch of genomic DNA from Akkermansia sp. N21116. It encodes these proteins:
- a CDS encoding collagen-like protein → MDLVLHLDTRDVTNNEGNPIRPLYLKRGDAAPWRVRVEGNGYVGSTVTFAAIVPSFSSGANVIKVDSVIGADGYATLTPQSHTTGLDEALGLGTSNAVRSVMLAGEFKLSTSSGIVIATLDIPLRYMMGIIVDGSDPEQLESTKLVAGETVTLPAGSQADADIVYAGGNYVATFAIPQGEKGDPGPKGDPGSKGDPGPKGDPGPKGETGPPGGVDKIGNATGVITLGTGLSMSNNMLSAEAGMTWLKPHQPSENYAEIRGYSEVHDNVALVGNYSNAGKFPYQVPQLYFKYNMVNSSIYARPSVEVSSYNERWLVNVSMVKALIDGYGGGGGSGDTTDVPGTGDYLPVYSHGSNYSPYSERSEIYDPINIIGEYSSDYNTSVYGVPWMQFRDTGGTSYYNKPGVGFSEYQDKWLVNVGMVKELIDNYGSSGGGGNYLPASWSDGGNRYDIEHNVSIQAGNTLSADYFETRKGAFLNTDDYSSKNRFIMGITVPESNFSSGNYGYMGWPRLGAWRVNRSGDKRDHHDAVFPFGNFSTMDNTCIVNLGVLKYALLKFMEEWSGGSGTLGPYWSNYSQLDQY
- a CDS encoding DEAD/DEAH box helicase family protein, whose protein sequence is MINLADSPSYFAYRYLGLTLYPWQVETLEAIAAGKKTALRAANGSGKTAAVIAVAILWFLWRHPKGRCAVTSGSWMQVESQLWPAMERFKNLPIFKGWKWNHCHISTPQGGFAIGFSTVNAGRAEGWHGRPGAPVFYVVDEAKTVGEGIFTAIDRCTLQYQLYASSPGEAAGQFYRCFYDEASLFYKVHVTAFDCPHITKERIDRVLTKWGEDHWLTRSMIYGEFTADSDMLVLPPDELKKALSMPPSERMGGHRTVFMDVAAGRDENVVAVRDGNCIWIEEAWHDRDTVQAVRRAIEIFKRIGVHDCDVWVDAPGLGVAMINDFREEGWYVNEYWGGAQPEDQERYVSLNAEVWFSGSVDITQGRVKLLDLDPVLFRQLTTRRMEYADKGKVRLEDKKKMAERGLKSPDRADAILGAIWTGTAMSGVWTGEGTAPEVGEAVYQPEVYAFDTPI
- a CDS encoding DnaB-like helicase C-terminal domain-containing protein codes for the protein MNTSIILPNALIAAERTVLGVCLSNPVKISSLMLKGVSRAFFALPGHKAIWGALEDLSKTPEKCNAIELAKKMEAEGTIDDVGGIQGLTEIVSGYSYLYQFDDSLNVVIEAKKRRDAMDAINRLQEKAVDLSVDSDDLLAYIENELVGLRKTNKNASIRRIGDAAAKVIDDLEFRMAHPGAIRGLSTGFPSLDRTLDGLQDGAMIVVGARPGIGKTSFLVNILQHLTLLEPAINVGMISLEMPADQLLERVLFQISKINSAELRRGSKITQHQSQAFTRGLKVIKNAPFYIADKSAMTIGEIQAVARQMVNEHGIRCLGVDYLQLAKGMSKQGVGNREREVSEISAGLKAIAKELSIPVIVLAQLNRDVTKRDGKAAIPKVSDLRDSGSIEQDADQVLLLHRPSPDDKEADKTEASLIVGKNRFGLTGHIKLKWNAGLTQYMEA